The genomic stretch TGGTTAGGCACCATAACTCTAGAGCCATTTGTATATCCTTGAGCGGACACACGGGCATAAGCAAAATTTTCGTTGACAGTTGCATTCATAAACGTAACGATTCCATTTTCGTCTGTCGTTCTTTGTGTTCCACCTAATATAACTATTGCGCTTATTATAGGTTGGTCATTTTCATCTATAATTCGACCTACGAAATTTGCGCTTACAGATCTTCCTTTATACTCTCCAAGAGCTTCTTCTAAATGCTCAGTATCTATACCATTATTTTGACGCTTAGCTTCAATTGAATTAGCTGTTTCAGATAATGGTTCATTGTCCTTTTGGCAGGCTAGTATGCTTACTGTAATAACAGCAAATAGCACAAGGTACTTTGTTAAACTTTTTTTCATGATAGTGTTGATTAAATTGTTCTTACTCTATTAAAGCTTTTCAGATAACGCTTTATGTAATACAATCATCAGTACAGTTAGGGGAAAACTATAATTTTTTAAGTCTTTAATAGATAAGAATCTATTTGGTATACTAAACAAAAATTCAATAAGTAGAAAGCTTTGATTCGTAAGTACACAACAATTTTTGTTAAAAATAACTTACAATAAATATAGGGTTAATTATTGTAATTTAAAAGAAAAAACTTTAAATATTTTGTATTGACAAAAGTAAGGCGCATAACCAACTCATTAAATTTTATAACGAAACAGTCTGAATATATGTATGAAACAAGGTTTAGTTGCTTTTTGTTTCTTTCAAAAGAACATTTGCCAGATATGTAGAATACTGAGTAGAATCGAAATGTAAATGTGATGTGTTTTAAATTATTAAGAAAGAATATGCGAAATCTTTTTGTAGAAAACCTCAGGATCAAAAGGTTTCGAAATTACTTCGTTAAAACCATCTTTTAAGAAATCATTTTTATTATCGTCTAGCGAAATTGCTGTCAACGCAATAATTGGCGTAGAAGCATCAAATTTTCGAATCTCTTTAGTGGCTTCAATTCCGCTAATTCCTGGCATATGAATGTCCATTAAAATAAAGTCATAATGATTACTTCGAGCATAATCAATAGCTTGATAACCGTCGTCTGCAATATCGCAGGTCATATTTTGTTTTGCGATAATTTTCTTCGTAATGACTTGGTTTATTTTGTTGTCTTCAACGAGCAATACTTTAAATTGTCTGTTTTTAAGATCGGTTTTTTCTTCGCCTATAATTTCTGTATGACTTAGTGCTTCTTCTTCAACTTTATCTAAAGTAAGCGGAAAACGGAACGTAGAACCTACGCCTAGTTTACTTTCGAGTTGAATGTTGCTATTCAGCAATTCCAACAAGCTTTTTACAATTGTTAATCCTAAACCAGTTCCACCATATTTACGGTTGATTTGCACAGAACCTTGCGAAAAACTATCAAAAATATTTTCTTGCATTGCTTTCGAAATCCCGATTCCATTATCTTTTATTTCAAACAAAATGGCTTGTTGCGTATCGCTTTCTTCCGTAATTGTTGCAGAAATTTCTACAATTCCATCTTTTGTAAATTTTAAACCATTGCTAATCAAGTTGATAAATACTTGCGACATTTTTAGGTAATCGCCAATCAATTTATCAGGAATACCTTTATCAATACTTAAAATGATTTTATTATTGTTTTCTTTAGATGTTTGCGAGAGCGAATTCACGACATCATTTAATACCTTTTTTAGATTTATTGGTGCTCTTTCAACCGCAAGTTTTCTAGCTTCAATTTTATTCACTTGAAGAATATCGTTGATAAACGTCAATAAATAATCGCCCGAAAACTTCAAGGATTTTAAGTGTTCTTTTTGGCTCTCGCTAGGGTTTTCTTCTAACAATAAATGCGTCAAACCTGTTACGGCGTATAGTGGCGTCCGCAGTTCGTGCGTTACCGTAGACAAGAATTGCGCTTTGGCTTTCATCGCTTTTTCCGCGTTGTCTTTTGCCAATTGCAATTCAGAGTTTTTCTTCAGTAATAAGTTGTTTGTTTTAACTTTAATTTGATTGTTTCGATAGAGAGAAATCGTCAATAATGAAATAATGATTAACAACGCCGAACTTAATATAGACGTTAATTTGTTACGTTTTCCAACTTGAGTAGAATCGTCGTATTGACGTACTAATTCAGTAATGTGACGCTTTTGAAATTCATTGTCAAAATTAGCTCTAGCTAGCGCAACACTTTGCAAACGCTCTATATTGTAGATAGAGTCTTTGATTTTAATGTATTCATTTTGAAATGTATATGCATTTTTCAAATCATTCAAACCTGCATACATATCGCCAATAATTTGTGTGCTTTCAAGTTTTATAATCGGGAAATCATAGGAATTTGCAATTTGTAAAGCTATTTTGGCATTTAGTTTTGCTTGTTCATATTGCTTGATATTTTTATACGCTTTCGCGAGATTCAAATGTACTTTGGCGCGTAAATACTTTGGCTGATACGGATCGTTTATCGGTAATGAATTTTCAAAACTTTCAATAGCACGATTATTAATTCCTTGACTTAGATAGAATAAACCGCGATAATATTTTAATTTTTTGATATCATCCGTAGATTGATATTTTTCAAAAATAGCTTCTGCATCACTAAAATGCTTGTCAGCATTGCTGTATGAAGTGTTTCGAGTCGCGGTTAAGGCGCGTAAAACATAATTATAACCGAGTCCAAGTGAATCTGGAATTTCTAATTGAATTTGTGCAGCTCTTTTTAAATAACTTTCTATTTCCGTTGGATTGAAACTTTTGTAGTTTTCTTCAATTCCTAATTCCGCACGAAGCATATAGACTTTTGCGGTGCTTTTTTTATCGTTAATACTATCCGATAAGTCCAAAATAGTCACTAGCTTTTCTAATGCGTGACTCATTTTAGCTTTATTTTTAAACTCATAGAAGTCCACAAAAGTGCGCTCTATACTGTCCTTGATGATATCGTTAGATTGAGCTTGGGACAATACGGAGAATAAAGCAAACCAAAAATATAAAATGTGTTTTACTTTACACACCATGAAGTGTTGAATTTATTCAAAAATACTTATTTATTTGAAATATATAGGATTAAATCAATTAATCTATGAGAATAGCCGATTTCATTGTCGTACCAACCGATGATTTTCACCATTTTCCCGATTACAGACGTCATTAACGAATCAAATGTACAGGAATATGGGTTGCCAATTACGTCTACAGAAACAATTGGATCTTCCGTGTATGAAAGAATTCCCTTCAAATTTGTTTCCGATGCTTTTTTGAAAGCGGCATTAATTTCGGCAATTGATGTTTCTTTTTTCACGTTAAACGTGATATCTGTCAAAGAACCATCTGGAACAGGAACACGAATTCCACAACCGCCAATTACATCAGAAAACTCAGGGAATATTTTTGTCAATGCTTTTGCAGCTCCAGTTGTTGTTGGAACAATACTTTGACTCGCGCCACGCGCACGACGTAAATCACGATGCGGTTGATCGTGTAAACTTTGATCTGTTGTATACGAATGAATTGTAGTAATATATGCTTGTTCAATGCCGCACAACTCATTTATCACTTTAATCATTGGTGCTGCATTATTTGTCGTACACGAAGCATTTGAAATGATCGTTTCCGAACCATCCAAAATATGTTCGTTCACACCTAAAACTACCATTTTTATCTCTTCATCTTGCGGCGGAACAGCAAGAATTACTTTTTTTGCTCCATTTATAATATGAT from Kordia antarctica encodes the following:
- a CDS encoding response regulator — its product is MSHALEKLVTILDLSDSINDKKSTAKVYMLRAELGIEENYKSFNPTEIESYLKRAAQIQLEIPDSLGLGYNYVLRALTATRNTSYSNADKHFSDAEAIFEKYQSTDDIKKLKYYRGLFYLSQGINNRAIESFENSLPINDPYQPKYLRAKVHLNLAKAYKNIKQYEQAKLNAKIALQIANSYDFPIIKLESTQIIGDMYAGLNDLKNAYTFQNEYIKIKDSIYNIERLQSVALARANFDNEFQKRHITELVRQYDDSTQVGKRNKLTSILSSALLIIISLLTISLYRNNQIKVKTNNLLLKKNSELQLAKDNAEKAMKAKAQFLSTVTHELRTPLYAVTGLTHLLLEENPSESQKEHLKSLKFSGDYLLTFINDILQVNKIEARKLAVERAPINLKKVLNDVVNSLSQTSKENNNKIILSIDKGIPDKLIGDYLKMSQVFINLISNGLKFTKDGIVEISATITEESDTQQAILFEIKDNGIGISKAMQENIFDSFSQGSVQINRKYGGTGLGLTIVKSLLELLNSNIQLESKLGVGSTFRFPLTLDKVEEEALSHTEIIGEEKTDLKNRQFKVLLVEDNKINQVITKKIIAKQNMTCDIADDGYQAIDYARSNHYDFILMDIHMPGISGIEATKEIRKFDASTPIIALTAISLDDNKNDFLKDGFNEVISKPFDPEVFYKKISHILS
- the gap gene encoding type I glyceraldehyde-3-phosphate dehydrogenase; translated protein: MIRVAINGFGRIGRNFFRLLIDHPTIEVVVINDLADTRTLSHLLKYDSIHGVLQQEVKHTKTDILVDGKPFPVTNISDITQLNWKPYNVDFVVEATGKFKTQTLLNHHIINGAKKVILAVPPQDEEIKMVVLGVNEHILDGSETIISNASCTTNNAAPMIKVINELCGIEQAYITTIHSYTTDQSLHDQPHRDLRRARGASQSIVPTTTGAAKALTKIFPEFSDVIGGCGIRVPVPDGSLTDITFNVKKETSIAEINAAFKKASETNLKGILSYTEDPIVSVDVIGNPYSCTFDSLMTSVIGKMVKIIGWYDNEIGYSHRLIDLILYISNK